One window of Streptomyces sp. FIT100 genomic DNA carries:
- a CDS encoding RimK family alpha-L-glutamate ligase yields MTTTVAIVADRISWEERQLMQTAPDFGLRIDWVNDESLCLGDPHAPSVQGYDAVLVRSRSYTRGGLVATLAEAAGVPTLNTAGAITACENKAVLRTVLRTAGVPVPDFRLVLSRKDFEKALGELELPLVLKPVFGGMGKRVTLIRHADTAQSVYDYVEDLGHAFEQACLVEPYLGGGTSVRCLVVGHELVAAAEFESGGTDWRNNAALGNSSRAVAHDPDVLKIIDGVVAELGTGIYGVDLFGTPDGYVVNEVNHAPGFRAVASATGADIPSAIGRHLQELLA; encoded by the coding sequence ATGACCACGACAGTTGCCATCGTCGCGGACCGCATCAGCTGGGAGGAACGCCAACTGATGCAGACCGCACCCGACTTCGGCCTGCGCATCGACTGGGTCAACGACGAGTCCCTGTGCCTCGGCGATCCGCACGCCCCGTCCGTCCAGGGCTACGACGCGGTGCTGGTGCGCAGCCGCAGCTACACCCGCGGCGGCCTGGTCGCCACGCTCGCCGAGGCGGCCGGAGTGCCCACCCTCAACACGGCCGGAGCGATCACCGCCTGCGAGAACAAGGCGGTCCTGCGCACCGTGCTGCGCACCGCGGGCGTCCCCGTGCCGGATTTCCGGCTGGTGCTCTCCCGCAAGGACTTCGAGAAGGCCCTGGGCGAGCTGGAGCTCCCGCTGGTCCTCAAGCCCGTCTTCGGCGGCATGGGCAAGCGGGTCACGCTGATCCGGCACGCCGACACGGCCCAGTCCGTGTACGACTACGTCGAGGACCTCGGGCACGCCTTCGAGCAGGCCTGCCTGGTGGAGCCGTACCTGGGCGGCGGCACATCGGTGCGCTGCCTCGTCGTCGGGCACGAGCTCGTCGCCGCCGCCGAGTTCGAGAGCGGCGGCACCGACTGGCGCAACAACGCGGCGCTCGGCAACAGCAGCCGCGCCGTCGCCCACGACCCCGACGTACTGAAGATCATCGACGGCGTGGTGGCGGAACTCGGCACCGGGATCTACGGAGTCGACCTCTTCGGCACCCCCGACGGCTACGTCGTCAACGAGGTCAACCACGCCCCCGGTTTCCGGGCGGTGGCCTCCGCGACCGGAGCGGACATCCCGTCGGCCATCGGCCGTCACCTCCAGGAGCTACTCGCATGA
- a CDS encoding arylmalonate decarboxylase, with product MDLFSLPRLGVVVPPENPTAEPEFTCLLGARLNVYTSRFPMVQGTGLREMLETYNRVLPETLGDFGAMRLDAAVVACSASHYLLGPEGDRALCDDLSARAGFPVRSSTQAILAACEALGVTRLTLVSPYQPWLTDTSRAFWERAGLTVDGVVLVPAARHPDGAEHYDPYEVTTQAILRRIRESRLPGGTALLFTGTGMGTLAALAELAAEDAGRPLLSSNLASAWWARRAVGTGAGDAHPLLRRLDGQSGGARAV from the coding sequence ATGGACCTTTTCTCACTGCCCAGGCTCGGGGTCGTCGTGCCGCCGGAGAACCCCACCGCGGAACCGGAATTCACCTGTCTTCTCGGAGCCCGCCTCAATGTGTACACGTCCCGTTTCCCGATGGTGCAGGGAACGGGTCTCAGGGAAATGCTGGAGACGTACAACCGGGTACTGCCGGAGACCCTCGGCGACTTCGGCGCCATGCGCCTGGACGCCGCCGTGGTGGCGTGCAGCGCCTCGCACTACCTGCTCGGCCCCGAGGGCGACCGCGCGCTGTGCGACGACCTGTCGGCGCGCGCCGGCTTCCCCGTGCGCTCCTCGACCCAGGCGATCCTCGCGGCGTGCGAGGCGCTCGGCGTGACCCGTCTGACGCTCGTCTCGCCCTACCAGCCGTGGCTCACCGACACGTCCCGCGCCTTCTGGGAGCGGGCCGGGCTCACGGTCGACGGCGTCGTCCTCGTCCCCGCGGCGCGTCACCCGGACGGCGCCGAGCACTACGACCCGTACGAGGTGACCACGCAGGCGATTCTGCGGCGCATACGGGAGAGCCGGCTCCCCGGCGGCACCGCGCTGCTGTTCACCGGGACCGGCATGGGCACGCTCGCCGCCCTCGCCGAACTCGCCGCGGAGGACGCCGGCCGCCCGCTGCTGTCCTCGAACCTGGCCTCCGCCTGGTGGGCGCGGCGGGCGGTGGGCACCGGCGCCGGCGACGCGCACCCGCTGCTGCGGCGCCTGGACGGCCAGTCGGGCGGTGCCCGGGCGGTGTGA
- a CDS encoding response regulator transcription factor: MRNVLVVEREASAAEAMVRDLRRLGYAARSVDTGARALRTYRDADLVLLSLELPDIDGLEVCRSLRGESDIPLVAFTHLDDELERILALKAGADDCVAKAWGARELGARIEAVLRRSRPASGIAESISLRPLHIDPRTREVRLRDQVIDVTSKEFELLYTLAANPETVVSRKELMAKVWGSNWEQTSRTIDTHVSSLRAKLGSSGWIITVRGIGYRMGHAWRVPEVSAG, encoded by the coding sequence GTGAGAAACGTACTCGTGGTGGAGCGGGAAGCCTCCGCCGCCGAAGCGATGGTGCGCGATCTGCGCCGGCTCGGATACGCCGCCCGCAGCGTCGACACGGGGGCACGGGCCCTGCGCACCTACCGTGACGCCGATCTGGTGCTGCTCTCCCTGGAGCTGCCCGACATCGACGGACTGGAGGTGTGCCGTTCCCTGAGGGGCGAGAGCGATATTCCCCTGGTCGCCTTCACTCACCTCGACGACGAACTGGAGCGGATACTCGCGCTCAAGGCCGGCGCGGACGACTGTGTCGCCAAAGCCTGGGGGGCCAGGGAATTAGGTGCCCGTATCGAGGCGGTGCTGCGCCGCTCCCGCCCCGCGTCGGGCATTGCGGAGAGCATTTCCCTGCGTCCGCTCCACATCGATCCGCGGACTCGGGAAGTCCGCCTCCGCGACCAGGTGATCGACGTCACGTCGAAGGAATTCGAGCTCCTTTACACACTGGCCGCCAATCCGGAAACCGTGGTGTCCCGGAAGGAGTTGATGGCCAAGGTGTGGGGGAGCAATTGGGAACAGACCAGTCGCACCATCGACACACATGTCAGCAGCCTCCGGGCGAAACTCGGATCCAGCGGATGGATCATCACGGTCCGCGGGATCGGCTATCGCATGGGCCACGCCTGGCGGGTGCCGGAGGTGTCCGCGGGCTGA
- a CDS encoding lysine biosynthesis protein LysW — translation MSTATLSGVCPECETDLTVPSMVQGETLSCPECMLTLRVEDVQDGRLSLQMVEVQLRDWGQ, via the coding sequence ATGTCCACCGCCACCCTCTCCGGCGTCTGCCCCGAGTGCGAAACCGATCTCACCGTCCCGTCGATGGTCCAGGGCGAGACCCTGTCCTGCCCCGAGTGCATGCTCACGCTGCGCGTCGAGGACGTCCAGGACGGCCGGCTGTCCCTCCAGATGGTCGAGGTGCAGCTGCGCGACTGGGGTCAGTGA
- the argC gene encoding N-acetyl-gamma-glutamyl-phosphate reductase, with product MIRAGVVGASGLAGGELIRLITQHPDLELTFLGGSSHIGRRPAELHPGLRIDLGLTVQPVTEDIADQVDVLFLATPAPVSAELAALLADRVPAVVDLSGAFRIRTPELHDRWYPKVKRRTDLADRFVYGVPELVGDQLADAALISLPGCYATAITLGLAPLTLGLGLDLKTVVVDGKSGSSGGGLSLRTADLHPLRNGAIAPYAPTGHRHAGEVRDFLERSKPGTIGSLTMSAYGVSHVRGLLTSSYVFMDEAVDQRELQRAYTRFYKGSRFVRVRRHAETLIPVPDPQAVLGSNFCDVTVLCDEDQDAGGRVVVLAALDNLVKGAAGQAVQAANIRFGLPEETGLTMHPVMPA from the coding sequence ATGATCCGTGCAGGAGTCGTCGGCGCCTCCGGGCTCGCCGGCGGCGAACTCATCAGACTGATCACCCAACACCCCGACCTGGAGCTGACCTTCCTCGGCGGCTCCTCCCACATCGGCAGGCGCCCGGCCGAGCTGCATCCGGGACTCCGCATCGACCTGGGCCTGACCGTGCAGCCCGTCACCGAGGACATCGCCGACCAGGTCGACGTGCTCTTCCTGGCCACCCCCGCGCCGGTCTCGGCGGAGCTGGCCGCGCTGCTCGCCGACCGGGTCCCGGCCGTCGTCGACCTCAGCGGCGCATTCCGCATCCGTACGCCGGAGCTGCACGACCGCTGGTACCCGAAGGTGAAGCGGCGCACCGACCTCGCGGACCGCTTCGTGTACGGGGTGCCGGAGCTGGTCGGCGACCAGCTGGCGGACGCCGCGCTGATCTCGCTGCCAGGCTGCTACGCCACCGCGATCACCCTCGGCCTCGCACCGCTCACCCTCGGCCTCGGTCTGGACCTCAAGACCGTGGTGGTGGACGGCAAGAGCGGCTCCAGCGGCGGCGGCCTGTCGCTGCGCACCGCCGATCTGCACCCGCTGCGCAACGGCGCCATCGCCCCGTATGCCCCGACCGGGCACCGGCACGCCGGCGAGGTCCGCGACTTCCTGGAGCGGAGCAAGCCGGGCACCATCGGCTCGCTGACCATGTCCGCGTACGGCGTGTCGCATGTGCGCGGCCTGCTCACCAGCTCGTACGTGTTCATGGACGAGGCCGTCGACCAACGCGAGCTCCAGCGGGCGTACACACGCTTCTACAAGGGGAGCCGCTTCGTGCGGGTGCGTCGGCACGCCGAGACGCTGATCCCGGTGCCCGACCCGCAGGCCGTCCTGGGCTCGAACTTCTGCGATGTGACGGTCCTGTGTGACGAGGACCAGGACGCGGGCGGCCGCGTCGTCGTCCTCGCCGCCCTCGACAACCTCGTCAAGGGCGCGGCGGGCCAGGCCGTGCAGGCCGCGAACATACGGTTCGGGCTGCCCGAGGAGACGGGCCTGACGATGCATCCGGTGATGCCCGCATGA
- a CDS encoding LeuA family protein gives MAETETLEKAPGLPRISDATLRDSAHMAGVEFGPRDAAVIADLLVRTGIDLVEVGMVSGPGSKDADLVLATHEAVGPERSMTLVVVRDRQQVATALDEAERLGVRHIMYSIPTSEQHAELKLGSPSAKFLQTLARSAISQAKERGFHVTFSGEDGARTPRERLVPYVTAGFEAGADRFRLAETVAYLSPWQMEEVVGDITAIDGSEIEIHSHNMLGMAVANSLAAVRAGARWISATVGGIGERGGNAPLAELLTSLRVIHGDTRFDLTHLTELSRVALQGSGLGDAFQSGPTTPHAFAYELPGQLSNPEAYETLPAELVGNARELRVRTRLTSALVKWALDGAGVSVDVDSFTPWLAERQERDGDPLLDRDGIRKAAVDFQAA, from the coding sequence ATGGCAGAAACGGAAACCCTGGAGAAAGCGCCGGGGCTGCCCCGCATATCCGACGCCACGCTGCGCGACTCCGCGCACATGGCCGGCGTCGAGTTCGGCCCGAGGGACGCCGCGGTCATCGCGGACCTGCTGGTGAGGACCGGCATCGACCTGGTCGAGGTCGGCATGGTCTCCGGCCCGGGCTCCAAGGACGCCGACCTCGTCCTCGCCACCCATGAGGCCGTCGGCCCCGAGCGCAGCATGACGCTCGTCGTGGTGCGCGACCGCCAGCAGGTCGCGACGGCCCTCGACGAGGCCGAGCGCCTCGGTGTGCGCCACATCATGTACTCCATCCCCACCTCCGAGCAGCACGCCGAGCTGAAGCTCGGCTCGCCCAGCGCCAAGTTCCTCCAGACACTGGCCCGTTCGGCGATCTCCCAGGCGAAGGAGCGCGGCTTCCACGTCACCTTCAGCGGCGAGGACGGTGCCCGCACCCCCAGGGAGCGGCTCGTCCCCTACGTCACCGCGGGCTTCGAGGCCGGCGCCGACCGGTTCCGGCTGGCGGAGACCGTCGCGTATCTGTCGCCCTGGCAGATGGAGGAGGTGGTCGGCGACATCACCGCGATCGACGGCTCCGAGATCGAGATCCACTCGCACAACATGCTGGGCATGGCCGTCGCCAACTCCCTCGCCGCCGTCCGTGCGGGAGCCCGGTGGATCTCCGCGACCGTCGGCGGCATCGGCGAACGCGGCGGCAACGCCCCGCTGGCCGAGCTGCTCACCTCGCTGCGCGTCATCCACGGCGACACCCGCTTCGACCTGACCCACCTCACCGAGCTGTCGCGGGTCGCGCTCCAGGGCTCCGGCCTGGGCGACGCCTTCCAGTCAGGGCCGACCACCCCGCACGCCTTCGCCTACGAACTGCCGGGCCAGCTCAGCAACCCGGAGGCGTACGAAACGCTGCCCGCCGAACTCGTCGGCAACGCCCGCGAGCTGCGCGTGCGCACCCGTCTCACCTCCGCGCTCGTCAAGTGGGCGCTCGACGGCGCGGGCGTCTCCGTCGACGTCGACTCCTTCACGCCGTGGCTCGCCGAGCGGCAGGAGCGCGACGGAGACCCGCTGCTCGACCGGGACGGGATCCGCAAGGCGGCCGTCGACTTCCAGGCCGCCTGA